In one Solanum lycopersicum chromosome 11, SLM_r2.1 genomic region, the following are encoded:
- the LOC101055512 gene encoding Hop-interacting protein THI012, whose product MGQGLSCGTSDEHGLFSAVQCGDLDTLKSVLDKNPSLIHHSTVYDRQSPLHIAAANGQIEIVTMLLNKSINPDLLNRYKQTPLMLAAMHGKISCVEKLIEAGANILKFDSLNGRTCLHYAAYYGHFESLKAILSTARTSHVAASWGYARFVNVRDGKGATPLHLAARQRRPECVHILLDNGALVCASTGGYGFPGSTPLHLAARGGSLDCIRELLAWGADRLHRDSTGRIPYTVALRYHHGACAALLNPSSAEPLVWPSPLKFISQLNDEAKALLERALMEANKEREKNILKGTDYSPPSPSQSDAGMDDNMSEVSDTEVCCICFDQLCTIEVQDCGHQMCAHCVLALCCHNKPNPTTTSPPEPVCPFCRSNIVQLQAIKVTKNNDTDSDLHSSKLRKTRRSRNFSEGSSSFKGLSAVSSFGKMTGRGSGRIAADNEWIDKPITLD is encoded by the exons ATGGGTCAGGGACTGAGTTGTGGAACGAGTGATGAACATGGTTTATTCAGTGCTGTTCAGTGTGGTGATTTAGACACATTAAAATCTGTTTTAGACAAAAACCCATCTCTTATTCATCATTCTACTGTATATGATCGACAATCTCCTCTTCATATTGCTGCTGCCAATGGCCAGATCGAG aTTGTTACTATGCTGTTAAACAAATCTATCAACCCAGATTTGTTGAATCGCTATAAACAG ACTCCATTGATGTTAGCAGCAATGCATGGGAAGATCTCTTGTGTGGAAAAGCTAATTGAAGCAGGAGCTAAT ATTTTGAAGTTTGATTCACTTAATGGAAGAACATGTTTGCACTATGCTGCATACTATGGACATTTTGAATCACTTAAAGCTATTCTATCCACAGCTCGTACATCTCATGTTGCAGCATCTTG GGGATATGCAAGGTTTGTGAATGTTAGAGATGGTAAAGGAGCAACACCTTTGCATTTAGCAGCCCGTCAAAGACGGCCTGAATGTGTTCACATTTTGCTCGACAATGGCGCTCTGGTCTGCGCATCAACCGGTGGATATGG ATTTCCTGGTAGTACTCCGCTTCATTTGGCTGCAAGAGGTGGTTCTCTTGATTGCATCCGTGAATTGTTGGCGTGGGGAGCAGATCGATTACATAGAGATTCCACCGG GAGAATACCATACACGGTTGCTTTAAGGTACCACCATGGTGCTTGTGCAGCTTTGTTGAATCCTTCATCGGCAGAGCCTCTCGTGTGGCCATCGCCGTTGAAGTTCATTAGTCAGCTCAATGATGAGGCGAAAGCCTTGCTAGAACGTGCGTTAATGGAAGCGAATAAGGAGAgggaaaaaaatatcttaaaggGTACAGATTACTCTCCACCTTCCCCATCACAATCTGATGCAGGGATGGATGACAACATGTCTGAG GTCAGTGATACGGAAGTATGTTGCATCTGTTTTGATCAATTATGCACAATTGAAGTCCAGGACTGTGGGCACCAGATGTGTGCACATTGTGTACTGGCCTTATGCTGCCACAACAAGCCAAACCCGACCACGACTAGTCCACCAGAACCCGTGTGCCCATTCTGCAGAAGCAACATTGTACAGTTACAAGCTATCAAGGTCACAAAGAACAATGACACAGATTCTGATCTCCACTCCTCAAAACTTCGAAAGACTAGGAGATCACGAAACTTCAGCGAGGGCAGCAGTAGTTTCAAGGGGTTATCAGCAGTAAGTTCTTTTGGCAAAATGACTGGTCGTGGCTCCGGTAGGATTGCTGCTGATAACGAATGGATCGATAAGCCAATAACCCTTGATTGA